From a region of the Penaeus vannamei isolate JL-2024 chromosome 2, ASM4276789v1, whole genome shotgun sequence genome:
- the LOC113810189 gene encoding transmembrane protease serine 9: protein MASQTLLGVLTVAMMGAVSQAAPPHLNGSLPFVIEPRVNGSLPFVIEPRVNFDDTCRCGQKAAPRIVGGVTTGVNEWPWQAALMYGSQQFCGGSLINDRYVLTAAHCTESMRASDLTIRLAEHRLSTSSETSVVSRSVSQIIEHPDYQPGNEINDIALIKLSSPVQVSDTVLPVCMPPPNPTYAGKTATATGWGTTSSGGSSSDTLREVDVTVLSNTACQSDSYGNAIKDTMLCAGSTGKDSCQGDSGGPLVFKDGGGNYDQIGVVSWGYGCGARGYPGVYTRVNSYLDWIRTNTADGVYCKGMVFYLSLIGLATRDSVLWGKISEVKQKKRRFAFFENPFPIIDIHPLRPFSSLVAFKMACYFLYCQTHGTPVLMPSHSPVHDLALIHARWWCYRRFAFFLTTRTGGRGRVGVARLQTHSSAVNTISCVGFDPVEVAVDAGVHAGVASGSAPIAPAHHADLYFAQQTISNLLTLMELIPSESTFIHKTYKSGWSCETPPSDSCAPPPTHLVVVSASVLEHQRAAGVSLARVLACASGAQHGVLNGASVTVGLTRGVGHHLHSVNNVKKAVNGLAVKVIAIILHRKLIVPNKSMDETRSKSAVCAPFVSLEPLVKCGSPGLATTRKILKVFLCPWSLAQLLPSHPLTHFGAMGGGEDVSVVDEGSTAELLRAIHERRLPRPLVHASGHPAHDPGGGLLPTPTRVVEPKRLTDEGERAVEVRRRCLGDNPHHRHRQDAQECLGSHGRYWIFFRLGGLICSGRSFHCQHLYKNANSKDVKNRCKACYRTEEDPVATMASQTLLGVLTVAMMGAVSQAAPPHLNGSLPFVIEPRVNFDDTCRCGQKAASRIVGGVTTGVNEWPWQAALMYGSQQFCGGSLINDRYVLTAAHCTESMRASDLTIRLAEHRLSTSSETSVVSRSVSQIIEHPDYQPGNEINDIALIKLSSPVQVGDTVLPVCMPPPNPTYAGKTATVTGWGTTSSGGSSSDTLREVDVTVVSNTACQSNSYGSAIKDTMLCAGSTGKDSCQGDSGGPLVFKDGGGNYDQIGVVSWGYGCGARGYPGVYTRVNSYLDWIKANTGDGVYCRGMRL, encoded by the exons ATGGCTTCCCAAACACTCCTGGGCGTCCTGACGGTGGCGATGATGGGGGCTGTCTCCCAAGCAGCGCCTCCGCACCTCAACGGCTCGCTCCCCTTCGTCA TCGAGCCTCGCGTCAACGGCTCGCTCCCCTTCGTCA TCGAGCCTCGCGTCAACTTCGACGACACGTGTAGGTGTGGACAGAAGGCCGCCCCCAGGATCGTGGGCGGGGTGACCACGGGCGTGAACGAGTGGCCGTGGCAAGCGGCGCTCATGTACGGCTCGCAGCAGTTCTGCGGCGGATCCCTCATCAACGACCGATACGTCCTCACCGCCGCCCATTGCACCGAA AGCATGAGAGCGTCTGACCTGACCATCCGTCTGGCCGAACACAGGCTGAGCACTTCCTCAGAGACCAGTGTTGTGAGCAGGTCCGTGTCTCAGATTATCGAGCATCCGGACTATCAGCCGGGTAACGAGATTAACGACATCGCTCTCATCAAACTGTCGTCGCCAGTCCAG GTGAGCGACACAGTGTTGCCAGTGTGCATGCCGCCGCCCAACCCCACATACGCCGGCAAGACAGCCACTGCCACAGGTTGGGGAACCACCAGTTCCGGAGGCTCGTCTTCAGATACACTCAGGGAAGTGGACGTCACG GTGCTGTCCAACACCGCATGTCAGTCCGACAGTTACGGAAACGCCATTAAGGACACCATGTTGTGCGCCGGAAGCACAGGCAAGGACTCGTGCCAGGGAGACTCCGGCGGCCCTCTGGTGTTCAAGGACGGAGGCGGAAACTACGACCAG ATCGGCGTGGTGAGCTGGGGCTATGGGTGCGGAGCCCGAGGCTACCCCGGCGTGTACACCCGCGTCAACAGCTACCTCGACTGGATCAGGACCAACACAGCCGATGGCGTTTACTGCAAAGGAATGGTTTTCTA CCTATCTCTGATAGGCTTAGCTACCAGGGATTCTGTTTTGTGGGGCAAAATTTCCgaagtaaaacagaaaaagaggcgGTTTGCTTTCTTTGAGAACCCATTCCCAAT TATAGACATTCACCCTTTAAGACCGTTTTCAAGCTTGGTAGCTTTTAAAATGGCCTGTTATTTCCTTTACTGCCAAACTCATGGCACCCCAGTCCTTATGCCATCGCAT AGTCCAGTGCATGATTTGGCTTTAATTCATGCTCGATGGTGGTGTTATCGACGGTTCGCTTTCTTCCTCACGACCCGGACTGGCGGTCGTGGCAGAGTAGGAGTGGCAAGACTACAGACGCATTCCTCTGCAGTAAACACCATCTCCTGTGTTGGCTTTGATCCAGTCGAGGTAGCTGTTGACGCGGGTGTACACGCCGGGGTAGCCTCGGGCTCCGCACCCATAGCCCCAGCTCACCACGCCGATCTGT ATTTCGCTCAGCAAACCATTTCAAATCTACTTACACTCATGGAATTAATTCCATCTGAATCTACCTTTATTCATAAAACATACAAGTCTGGTTGGTCATGCGAGACCCCACCAAGCGATTCATGCGCGCCTCCGCCCACTCACCTGGTCGTAGTTTCCGCCTCCGTCCTTGAACACCAGAGGGCCGCCGGAGTCTCCCTGGCACGAGTCCTTGCCTGTGCTTCCGGCGCACAACATGGTGTCCTTAATGGCGCTTCCGTAACTGTTGGACTGACACGCGGTGTTGGACACCACCTGCACTCAGTGAACAACGTTAAGAAGGCAGTTAATGGTCTAGCTGTAAAGGTCATCGCCATTATTTTGCACAGAAAACTCATAGTCC CAAACAAATCTATGGATGAAACGCGTTCAAAAAGTGCGGTATGTGCACCATTTGTATCGCTTGAACCGCTAGTGAAATGTGGCTCACCTGGACTGGCGACGACA AGGAAGATTTTGAAAGTCTTCCTTTGTCCTTGGTCACTCGCTCAGttgcttccctcccacccccttactcACTTCGGTGCAATGGGCGGCGGTGAGGACGTATCGGTCGTTGATGAGGGATCCACCGCAGAACTGCTGCGAGCCATACATGAGCGCCGCTTGCCACGGCCACTCGTTCACGCCAGTGGTCACCCCGCCCACGATCCTGGAGGCGGCCTTCTGCCCACACCTACACGTGTCGTCGAA CCAAAGAGACTTACTGACGAAGGGGAGCGAGCCGTTGAGGTGCGGAGGCGCTGCTTGGGAGACAACCCCCATCATCGCCACCGTCAGGACGCCCAGGAGTGTTTGGGAAGCCATGGTCGCTACTGGATCTTCTTCCGTCTAGGTGGCCTTATATGTAGCGGCAGGTCTTTTCACTGTCAACACCTGT ataaaaatGCCAATTCGAAGGATGTTAAAAACAGATGCAAAGCGTGTTACAGA ACGGAAGAAGATCCAGTAGCGACCATGGCATCCCAAACACTCCTGGGCGTCCTGACGGTGGCGATGATGGGGGCCGTCTCCCAAGCAGCGCCTCCGCACCTCAACGGCTCGCTCCCCTTCGTCA TCGAGCCTCGCGTCAACTTCGACGACACGTGTAGGTGTGGGCAGAAGGCCGCCTCCAGGATCGTGGGCGGGGTGACCACGGGCGTGAACGAGTGGCCGTGGCAAGCGGCGCTCATGTACGGCTCGCAGCAGTTCTGCGGCGGATCCCTCATCAACGACCGATACGTCCTCACCGCCGCCCATTGCACCGAA AGCATGAGAGCGTCTGACCTGACCATCCGTCTGGCCGAACACAGGCTGAGCACTTCCTCAGAGACCAGTGTTGTGAGCAGGTCCGTGTCTCAGATCATCGAGCATCCGGACTATCAGCCGGGTAACGAGATTAACGACATCGCTCTCATCAAACTGTCGTCGCCAGTCCAG GTGGGCGACACAGTGTTGCCAGTGTGCATGCCGCCACCCAACCCCACATACGCCGGCAAGACAGCCACTGTCACAGGTTGGGGAACCACCAGCTCCGGAGGCTCGTCTTCAGATACACTCAGGGAAGTGGACGTCACG GTGGTGTCCAACACCGCGTGTCAGTCCAACAGTTACGGAAGCGCCATTAAGGACACCATGCTGTGCGCCGGAAGCACAGGCAAGGACTCGTGCCAGGGAGACTCCGGCGGCCCTCTGGTGTTCAAGGACGGAGGCGGAAACTACGACCAG ATCGGCGTGGTGAGCTGGGGCTATGGGTGCGGAGCCCGAGGCTACCCCGGCGTGTACACCCGCGTCAACAGCTACCTCGACTGGATCAAAGCCAACACAGGAGATGGTGTTTACTGCAGAGGAATGCGTCTGTAG
- the LOC138864076 gene encoding trypsin beta-like isoform X2 — protein sequence MQRPVATMASQTLLSVLTVAMMGAVSQAAPPHINGSLPFVIEPRVNFDDTCRCGQKAASRIVGGVTTGVNEWPWQAALMYGSQQFCGGSLINDRYVLTAAHCTESMRASDLTIRLAEHRLSTSSETSVVSRSVSQIIEHPDYQPGNEINDIALIKLSSPVQVSDTVLPVCMPPPNPTYAGKTATATGWGTTSSGGSSSDTLREVDVTVLSNTACQSGNYGSAIKDTMLCAGSTGKDSCQGDSGGPLVFKDGGGNYDQIGVVSWGYGCGARGYPGVYTRVNSYLDWIRTNTADGVYCKGMVF from the exons ATGCAGAGACCAGTAGCGACCATGGCATCCCAAACTCTCCTGAGTGTCCTGACGGTGGCGATGATGGGGGCTGTCTCCCAGGCAGCGCCTCCCCACATCAACGGCTCGCTCCCCTTCGTTA TCGAGCCTCGCGTCAACTTCGACGACACGTGTAGGTGTGGGCAGAAGGCCGCCTCCAGGATCGTGGGCGGGGTGACCACGGGCGTGAACGAGTGGCCGTGGCAAGCGGCGCTCATGTACGGCTCGCAGCAGTTCTGCGGCGGATCCCTCATCAACGACCGATACGTCCTCACCGCCGCCCATTGCACCGAA AGCATGAGAGCGTCTGACCTGACCATCCGTCTGGCCGAACACAGGCTGAGCACTTCCTCAGAGACCAGTGTTGTGAGCAGGTCCGTGTCTCAGATCATCGAGCATCCGGACTATCAGCCGGGTAACGAGATTAACGACATCGCTCTCATCAAACTGTCGTCGCCAGTCCAG GTGAGCGACACAGTGTTGCCAGTGTGCATGCCGCCACCCAACCCCACATACGCCGGCAAGACAGCCACTGCCACAGGTTGGGGAACCACCAGCTCCGGAGGCTCGTCTTCAGATACACTCAGGGAAGTGGACGTCACG GTGCTGTCCAACACCGCATGTCAGTCCGGCAATTACGGAAGCGCCATTAAGGACACCATGTTGTGCGCCGGAAGCACAGGCAAGGACTCGTGCCAGGGAGACTCCGGCGGCCCTCTGGTGTTCAAGGACGGAGGCGGAAACTACGACCAG ATCGGCGTGGTGAGCTGGGGCTATGGGTGCGGAGCTCGAGGCTACCCCGGCGTGTACACCCGCGTCAACAGCTACCTCGACTGGATCAGGACCAACACAGCCGATGGCGTTTACTGCAAAGGAATGGTTTTCTAG
- the LOC138864076 gene encoding trypsin alpha-4-like isoform X1 has translation MQRPVATMASQTLLSVLTVAMMGAVSQAAPPHINGSLPFVIEPRVSGSLPFVIEPRVNFDDTCRCGQKAASRIVGGVTTGVNEWPWQAALMYGSQQFCGGSLINDRYVLTAAHCTESMRASDLTIRLAEHRLSTSSETSVVSRSVSQIIEHPDYQPGNEINDIALIKLSSPVQVSDTVLPVCMPPPNPTYAGKTATATGWGTTSSGGSSSDTLREVDVTVLSNTACQSGNYGSAIKDTMLCAGSTGKDSCQGDSGGPLVFKDGGGNYDQIGVVSWGYGCGARGYPGVYTRVNSYLDWIRTNTADGVYCKGMVF, from the exons ATGCAGAGACCAGTAGCGACCATGGCATCCCAAACTCTCCTGAGTGTCCTGACGGTGGCGATGATGGGGGCTGTCTCCCAGGCAGCGCCTCCCCACATCAACGGCTCGCTCCCCTTCGTTA TCGAGCCTCGCGTCAGCGGCTCGCTCCCCTTCGTCA TCGAGCCTCGCGTCAACTTCGACGACACGTGTAGGTGTGGGCAGAAGGCCGCCTCCAGGATCGTGGGCGGGGTGACCACGGGCGTGAACGAGTGGCCGTGGCAAGCGGCGCTCATGTACGGCTCGCAGCAGTTCTGCGGCGGATCCCTCATCAACGACCGATACGTCCTCACCGCCGCCCATTGCACCGAA AGCATGAGAGCGTCTGACCTGACCATCCGTCTGGCCGAACACAGGCTGAGCACTTCCTCAGAGACCAGTGTTGTGAGCAGGTCCGTGTCTCAGATCATCGAGCATCCGGACTATCAGCCGGGTAACGAGATTAACGACATCGCTCTCATCAAACTGTCGTCGCCAGTCCAG GTGAGCGACACAGTGTTGCCAGTGTGCATGCCGCCACCCAACCCCACATACGCCGGCAAGACAGCCACTGCCACAGGTTGGGGAACCACCAGCTCCGGAGGCTCGTCTTCAGATACACTCAGGGAAGTGGACGTCACG GTGCTGTCCAACACCGCATGTCAGTCCGGCAATTACGGAAGCGCCATTAAGGACACCATGTTGTGCGCCGGAAGCACAGGCAAGGACTCGTGCCAGGGAGACTCCGGCGGCCCTCTGGTGTTCAAGGACGGAGGCGGAAACTACGACCAG ATCGGCGTGGTGAGCTGGGGCTATGGGTGCGGAGCTCGAGGCTACCCCGGCGTGTACACCCGCGTCAACAGCTACCTCGACTGGATCAGGACCAACACAGCCGATGGCGTTTACTGCAAAGGAATGGTTTTCTAG
- the LOC113804472 gene encoding trypsin alpha-4, producing the protein MASQTLLGVLTVAMMGVVSQAAPPHLNGSLPFVIEPRVNFDDTCRCGQKAASRIVGGVTTGVNEWPWQAALMYGSQQFCGGSLINDRYVLTAAHCTESMRASDLTIRLAEHRLSTSSETSVVSRSVSQIIEHPDYQPGNEINDIALIKLSSPVQVSDTVLPVCMPPPNPTYAGKTATVTGWGTTSSGGSSSDTLREVDVTVVSNTACQSNSYGSAIKDTMLCAGSTGKDSCQGDSGGPLVFKDGGGNYDQIGVVSWGYGCGARGYPGVYTRVNSYLDWIKANTGDGVYCRGMRL; encoded by the exons ATGGCTTCCCAAACACTCCTGGGCGTCCTGACGGTGGCGATGATGGGGGTTGTCTCCCAAGCAGCGCCTCCGCACCTCAACGGCTCGCTCCCCTTCGTCA TCGAGCCTCGCGTCAACTTCGACGACACGTGTAGGTGTGGGCAGAAGGCCGCCTCCAGGATCGTGGGCGGGGTGACCACTGGCGTGAACGAGTGGCCGTGGCAAGCGGCGCTCATGTATGGCTCGCAGCAGTTCTGCGGTGGATCCCTCATCAACGACCGATACGTCCTCACCGCCGCCCATTGCACCGAA AGCATGAGAGCGTCTGACCTGACCATCCGTCTGGCCGAACACAGGCTGAGCACTTCCTCAGAGACCAGTGTTGTGAGCAGGTCCGTGTCTCAGATCATCGAGCATCCGGACTATCAGCCGGGTAACGAGATTAACGACATCGCTCTCATCAAACTGTCGTCGCCAGTCCAG GTGAGCGACACAGTGTTGCCAGTGTGCATGCCGCCACCCAACCCCACATACGCCGGCAAGACAGCCACTGTCACAGGTTGGGGAACCACCAGCTCCGGAGGCTCGTCTTCAGACACACTCAGGGAAGTGGACGTCACG GTGGTGTCCAACACCGCGTGTCAGTCCAACAGTTACGGAAGCGCCATTAAGGACACCATGTTGTGCGCCGGAAGCACAGGCAAGGACTCGTGCCAGGGAGACTCCGGCGGCCCTCTGGTGTTCAAGGACGGAGGCGGAAACTACGACCAG ATCGGCGTGGTGAGCTGGGGCTATGGGTGCGGAGCCCGAGGCTACCCCGGCGTGTACACCCGCGTCAACAGCTACCTCGACTGGATCAAAGCCAACACAGGAGATGGTGTTTACTGCAGAGGAATGCGTCTGTAG